GAGCCCAGTATACAACAGCCTAATGAGTTTAGCTTATCACAGCTTTGGATATTGGGTGGTTCTTTTGGTGAAGATCTCAATAGCATTGAAGCTGGTTGGCaggtatcatcatcatcatctgcGTTATCTTCGTGTTACTGACTCAAAATGATTGAActtataaatgagaaaaatgtCATAACGTTTTATTCTTTCTTAACATTATTAATTTCTTGCCATTATTCCTCTTCCATGTATCAGGTTAGTCCTGATCTCTACGGCGACAACAATACTAGACTCTTCACATACTGGACGGTGAGCCCTGCGAGACATTCGAACATTTTTCCAGCGGGTTTTTTCgattgtcattgtttcttttgcTTACCtgtctcctttttttttttttttttttttcagagtGATGCATATCAAGCTACAGGCTGTTACAACCTCCTATGCTCAGGCTTTATTCAAATCAACAGCGATATAGCAATGGGAGCGAGCATCTCTCCTGTCTCAGCATACAGAAATTCACAATACGATATTAGTATACTTGTCTGGAAGGTAAAAGCCAAAATCTGACCGCTTTATTTTTAAATAGCATGATAGTGTTTCTAAAACAAGGAGAAAAATCCAATACTCACGAAAATGATAGTACCAATGAAAGATGGCATGTGGGGGAAGAATCAGATGATGGTTGTTTGTCTCAATCCCAATTGATCACTCGAGACATTTCAAATCTTTTGGCCATTTCAATAAATACCTTGCTGCAATAAATGAGACACTGGTGGGGAGGGTGGGGGGTGATTTGAAACGAGAGTGCATTATTGTGGTTCTCATGCCGCTGCTAAGAATCTCTTGGCCTTGGCCATGACAGGTTGGCCTTAGGGGCCACTAAAAGATAAACTGTAATGGGTGAAGATTTAAAATAGGTTACACACACCGGAACTAATCAATGGTAGGAAAAATGACCATTAGGAGATTGGTTAACATACACATAATAGCTATTGATATTGATTAGCTCAAGTGTATATAAACTTGTTTGACCCCACTGTGTCTCTTGACAAGACACCACAACCAAGTCTCCGGCTCTTTTCAAGTCCGTACTTGCAGATTTGAAATGAAAATCACTTTAAACTAatagttttgtttgttttagaTTGGTTTTTCACATTACATTTACATAAATGGTGATTGATTTATGCAGGATCCAAAAGAAGGGCATTGGTGGATGCAATTTGGAAATGGTTATGTGATGGGATATTGGCCTTCATTTTTATTCTCATATTTAGCAGACAGTGCTTCCATGATTGAATGGGGAGGTGAAGTTGTAAACTCAGAGCCAAATGGAGAACACACTTCAACTCAAATGGGGAGTGGCCATTTCCCAGATGAAGGATTTGGTAAAGCAAGCTATTTTAGAAACATTCAAGTTGTTGATGGATCCAACAATCTCAAACCCCCAAAAGGCATTGGCACCTTCACAGAACAACCTGATTGTTATGATGTTCAAACAGGTAGCAATGGGGATTGGGGCCACTTCTTTTACTATGGAGGCCCTGGTAGAAACCCTAATtgcaaatgaaaaagaagaaatgaccGTTTTACCCTCCATGTCCTTCTCTCACTGTAAACTACCTCTCTTAGGCTTAGTTAGTAGAGGCTATATGTGACATTTTCTCACTGGTGGAAAGTTTTGGCTCTGTGgggtcttttctttttttcttttttttttttttagaggaAAAAGATTCTCTCCATGTAAGTGGTGGGGTGTAAGGGAAAGGGCCAAAGTTTCTTAGAAGCCTGAAAAGAAATAGGGGCCTTTTGTTATGACTTGATAATGATGAATGTGTATTTTATTAGTTTGTTCAGTATACTCCTCTCCCTTGGAGTTGCTTTATTAATGAAGAATGggctttcttttatttttattttgtggaTTGTGAGGAACATTGGTGCAAAGAAAAAGGAGATTCTATTATTAATGGGATTTGTTTTCATGGTAtagtttatttgatttttattaaCAATCTAAGGGTCTAGAAATATTTCTGTCTTCTATAAAAGTGGAACCACCTTCTTAAAGACTAAAAAGTATCCTTTTTGTAAAGtataatttttagaaattaatatCAATTTTATATGTCAGTAACAATAATAAGATAACTTATTATTTCTTGTATGAAGAATGAAGACATCTTGGAATGAAGGCAGTACAATACTTTGATTCTCTACTTGGATGACCATAGAAGATAACTTAACTTGGTATAGCTTTGTTTGATAGGGGCAATTTGGTCAGcgataaaaacaaaaagttgaGTTGAGTAATTGAGGGAGTTGACACAAGTGTTTTAGTGAGAAATGTGAATTCATGTGAGCAACGAGTAATAAACCTTTTAATTATTGGTGAACCAAACGGTgagttggtttttttttaccgACGCAACCCAACTCTTTCAAATTACTCGAGTTGCCAAACACTCACTAAATTAATAGTAATCATATGTCTCACATGTTGGGAAAAAAACTGTCAACAAGAAGTTCAagtctaaaattttatttatcaaagTTTTAAAGTAAACTATCGAAGTTTGATAATGCATTGAAACTATGAAATCTCTTTTGCAAAACTTAATAAGAAAAAAGTTTATAGAAGATCTATACTCAAACTTCACTCTTGGTTCAAAAAATACTTGTATACTTCAAAATTATCTTTGAGTTTTCTCAAAGCGTTTCAAAATTATCATTGTATTTGAAAACGTCCCTTCAAAAAACTCTTCAACAAGTATACGAGAATAAAGATGCTAATGTCGCTCATTCTCCATGCTTTCGCAACGTTATCAACCTTTAGAACTATCTTTCATgaagtcatttttaaatttatttagatGTAGATCAACCCCTTTTTATGGTGCTTTTTAATCACCAAAAGAAAGTCCCTAGTAAGCTAAAGTAAGGGAAATTTGGGATGTGATGTAATGTGCATGCTAGTGACAGTGGATGGGTACTATATCTTTTCCATTTCCACATACTTGCCTGTCTCCCTTTTGAATCTTATCTTGTCCCACTCAACTCTCCTTCACAATCTCACACTTCCTACCTTTTTCCCCCATCCTCTCTCTCCTCTACTTGCACATGAAAACAAAAGGGTTTtctttaaactcattttaagTCCAACATTTGACGAACTTATGACGACATTTCGATCGAAACTACGATACGTAAGATATAGAATTATGCTAAAATCAAAGTTAATTTTAGTTTCTTTAAGATGGAGTCATTAGTAagatctttttttccttttaaacaaTAGGTAGGGGTGTGAGAATTGTACGTCTCTCTAACTTAAAGTTAGATTGATAGATCAAACACTCAGCTAGCTAGCTGAGTTTACTTATTTAGGTTGTAAGTTTATTTATGCTTGTTTGCTTCATTGTTTTCATTATATCTATAAAAAGCAGAGagaattttgatttttgttttgttcATAAGCTAGTTTTCAATTGATACacaagtttaaaaataaaaaaacttctaatatttggattttaaatttgattttaatttattccctaagtttcaaaatgttacaattttacCTTTAATGTTTGAGTTTTTGGTTTTAATAGCTTCAAAGAGTTGTTTTAGTTTTTAGGAATGTGCCTTAAGAACGATGCAAATTATtgtaaaatatgaaaaataaatagacataattttcaaaaacaaaaaagaaaatgaaatggttaCCAAACGAGACAtcgaaaataaagataaaaaaattatacttTTAGAAACTTAAACAATTTTAAATCATAACTTAAGAAgtaacaatttttaaaatgaggccaatttttttttttttttttctcttttgtttcttCCATTGAAACATTGGAAAGCTCAATATGTGAACGTTAAAAAGTaaactaatattatattttctttaaatataaaCTTTTGGGCCTTTAGAATTTACTTTTGCTAAAAATACTTATTTGCATTTTCAAGAATCtcattattatattttgaaaattttccaactttctaagtaaaagaaaaagggtgatatattctaataaaaaaaaaagcaaaaatgtTTTCCcacaataaattaataataaaaaaaaaaaaaaaagataaaaactttttaatttcttcaacatctctATCTCTCCTATAGTTATTATAATGTTTTCGACCCAAATCTAAATTGGATTTGAAGTTAGAATTTTGTGTCAGTCAAAACTAAAGTTTCAAAGATTTGTCCTAAAAGtgtttcaaatataataatttcaATCTAACCCTCTAAATCTTATTTTGATTCCTACGGTGTATTTCGTTATAACTATATTCAAATACCATCCTTCTTTTAACTTCTTAATcgtatttttaataaatctttcACTTTTTTGTTAAAACGAGTTTAGTATAAAACGAGTTTAGTATATTGATAGTTAATATAAGTGGGAATTCGATCTCCATCCTAAATTGTGTTAAGAAAACAAATCGATCACTAATCATTATTTATTATCCATTAAAACGTCAATAATATAATCTCCCCTATTATTTGATGTTTTTTTCCAATATAAACTTAaggttattttcaaatatagcaaaataaacacAAATATTTACAGAACAAAGTGAAATATCATAGTCTAAACACGATAAACCACAATAGATCAAGATATACTACTATCTGTGTTTATTCGTATTATGATAGACACATGTAGTAATTTATTGTAGTCTATTTTTGATAACTTATAAtgttttgttgtatttgtaaatattttcagaaattttgtaatttaaaataattttccctCATTTTATGTGTATAAATCTTACAATCACTTATAGTCCTTTATTTGTATATGATATTGAGTGATTTTTTAATGGTGACAGTTTGCATGTTATTGtacgaaaagaaaaacttttagTGCTTTTAAATtgtatcttttattttaaaatatacatgaagaaaaatatatttgattttttttaaaaaaattacatataattcgtaaatataacaaagtctatcagtgataaatttataaattttatccAATGATATGATCTATCGTAgaaaataaatcataaaataaaaatctatcgttgatagattttgctaaatttgtaattattttaaaatattattatatataccgatattttgattttaattgttatatttgcaattggTCGGCcgataaaaagtaaaaaattaaaaagaaaaaaagaaaaaccattgATGTGTTGGGTATGAAGGATGATTAGGTGCCAACGGGCCTTGTGTAATTCATGGGTCGATAGTCACTTCCTTTGCAACTTTATTGGGCCCAATTGGCCCAAAAATCAATCACACTTTGTAACTCTTGCATTTTGGAACCATTTCTTTTTCCTCTACTTTGGAAGGGATAAGCtaattccattttctttttctttatatatatcaTATGAGAGTAAAACTTTGTAGTTTTTTCTATacaaaacaataattttaaatctaaatgaaAATCATGTGTATACTTAACTGCACATATTTAAAACAATGCAATGCTTTGTTTCCTACTATATCAAACATATTGTACAGTGTTGAAAAGAGATCAATCTTTTGTAGGGTTCTTGTGTTATCTCTCATTCTATATTTGACGAAGCGATTAATGGAGTTGTGAGCTTGCTCTCAAAGATGGTTAATGGAAGTTTGGAGACAAATGATCTTTTATCTTATATTTGAGGAAGCAATTAGTATGACCATCAGATCTTAAATAAACTATTTTTGAGTTTTTCTCGACAGTGTGCCCCCTTAGGATCATGTCTATGTCGGAGAGTCTTGTTTGGGAGAGGTAATAGAATCAAGATATGGTTTATGAGTTTATTGTGTTATGAATGTATTGAGAATCATTGAGAGTGACCATTtgtgttttttcctttttatcttACATTACTATAAAATGGAAGTCTACTATGTCAAATGTGGGTACAAGTTGACTTAGGTGTTGTACTTGGAAGCTTCTTCTTCCGTAAGTCTTGACGtggaaaaaattgaaaaatcgTTATGAGCTATTTTTGTTAGACAAATATGCAATGTGCTTACCTTAACCCTCTCCCAACTTGTAAAGTCATGGATAGTTGGCCCATCGTAGATTGTGACCTAAAGGGGGATGCTACGTTTCTTATGGAGGGACATTCTCCTATGATGGTCCTGTTCAGCTTGTTAAGGCTATTGCCTTATTTGAATGTATTTCCAATTCTCTTACGGATTGCATTTTCCCTCTTTGAGTTGTTGAAATTAATCTTTGAACTGTTTGGAATCGATTGATCGTGCCTAGATACAAGAACGAGGTTCAAGCATTTGTTGATTTTAGTTGTGACCTTTGTCGTTATAGTTTTGTTCATGGTTTCCTTTCAGTTAACTACAAGTATAACTTGGTCACTCATAACATTGTTGTCCATACTAAAAGATTTGGATTTTTGGCAATATGACTTGAAGATCTTTCCTCCGTAGAGGAATTATGGTATATGTTATGACTGGACATGCCTTTAAGTTGtcttgttattattttttcctcttgtagtattaaaaaaaaaatacattatatAACATCTTGTTATAGGTTAACAACAATGTGTCATAAGTTAACAATAATGTTAGGTTAACTAACTAAAGGATGCCAAAGTGAGTCACGTTCAACAGTAATTAACATAATATTTCATCCTAAATGTGAGAGGTTTGGTCAACCATCCCTATAATTgttgtactttttttaaaaaagccAGAGCATACTGtttgttgtaaaaaaatttaatagcTAAACAATATGTGTATGAGAGGTTAGGATATATGATCTTGGTAAGAAAAATATACATGCTTCATGTTGTGAAATGGAATAAGTTCAAAACCCTAACCATCGTGCCAAATGGGAATATAACTCACAAGAACGCGTGTGATGGTTAGAAATTTAAAATGCCATACTCTCATTTGTTGTACTAGAAAGATATAACTCATATTTGTTTAATGGAAAAAGTATGACAGTGTCAATATTATAAAAAAACGAcgttttaaagtttttttttcatttagttCAACGATATACATATGTGAGAAATTTCGAAACTTGTACCCCTTAATCAACTATATTAGACTTAAAAGGGAAACTTATCTTTTTAATCCTTAGGTTTTGATGAATATGTGCGTTTAATCCatgagttttaaaaataaacattttagtCCCCATGTTTATAAGAGTAGACATCTGGTCCTCAagtttttaaaatgtatttttctAGTCCacgaatttttaaaaatacgtTTAAAAACTATCTGAAATAactttatacttttattttaaataattgcCTGACATTTTAAATGAGAATAATAACTTCTGTTTTTTTTTCgtctaattttaaaaatcatataattatttataaaagatcAAACATAAAATACGTATGGGATCTCGTAaacctattttttaaaactcaagGACTAAAATGGTACAATTTGATACTCGAGGATTAAATTGATCTATTCTTATAAACCCGGAGACTAAAAAtgtctattttttaaaatcaggATCCAAATGCACATGTTCACTAAAACTTAACGACTAAAAgatagttttttcttttaagttagTGAAGTCATGCTCGGGATTAATTTGCTCATTTCTCATACCAACAAATTGTACCATCTATCGATGTAAGGGTTAAATGAATTGAATTAATTATTAGTGAGGATGTGAATCTTCTAATTGTGAAAAACACACAAAAGCAAAGTAGATGATTGGAGGTTACttaaaaaattaagaagaaagatGCGTCCTTAGTTGAACGTCTAACCATGACTATgactatatataaaaaaaatgataaactTCTATTCATCGGAAGACTTCATTGACTCTTTGGTTGATTTGTCCATACAATTTTCAAATGGATTCAAAACCTACATACCATTTTTAATAAAAGctaaaagaaagagagagagagatttgagAGACAAAATTGcttaaaaaaagtcaaatttgtcaaatacaaagcaaacaaacaaaaaaaaattggacCTTTTCATTCCTACATAACTCCAcacattatattatataagataATTCTTACATTCAAATGATTCAAACAAATTGCttcaccttttttttctttttaaacattTATTAAAAGAACACTTTTCTATTTCGTTACATTCTCAActaaattatcttttattatttattaaatatattatccATTTAGATATTAATTCATTATAAAATGAGAGATTGAACTTTCGACTTTTAAGAGGATAAACTATACTAATGTTATTAAGTAAATTTAGTATGAATAACACCAACATTATCAGCATGTAAGAATAAACTCAACGAAGAGatatctttttatttatttatttaatttttctcaaCCATTGTCTTCTTACTCCTTAgctaaaactattttttagtctttttgtttttttctttccaaataaaacatcaatttttttttctctttctaaaaAAATGCTTTCCCCTTTTTTCACTCCTCACTGTTcaaacagagagagagagagagagagagagcaagCAGTAGGGTTTTGTTAAATTTTGGTTGATCTTCTTTACCAAAGCTTGTTCATTTTTGTTTGGTATTCAAATCTTTGAAATCACAGAGATAAACCCAAATCATCAAACCCTAAAAATTTGTTCCAATCTTTCCCATTTCTCCTTTTTTGACTTTGATTCcaacaacttttctttttctcactcttcacctctgtctctctctctcttctcacCCCTTTACTTCACATGCCGAGCTAACCcaattcttcctttttttttttccttccccAAACCCTAAATTCCATGTTTGAACACTACCCATTTTAGCTGAATTTCATAATCATGTTGTTTCTGTCTCATCAATCAGTTGCAGTGAAACAGGTAGCAATTATCCATTTCTTTGCCCATATGGTAACTTCTTTTAGTTCTGGGTTTTCAGTATTAATCGTGTTCTCTCTTTGTTTCTTGCATTTCCCCCCCTTTTTAGTGGAATTAGTATTGGTTTTGATGCATGCGGGGTAGCTAGTAAGAGGACGCCATGGAAGGGGACGGGCATAAGGTGGTATTGGCGTGTGTGATATCCGGGTCGCTCTTCTCGGTGCTGGGCTCCGCCTCGTTTTTCATACTCTGGGCTGTGAACTGGCGCCCATGGCGGATTTATAGGTAAATTTTTGATTGTTGTGGATATGCTGGTCTCTTCTTTTTTGAATTTTCCTTGGATGACACCAGAATTTTATGTAATGCTGTTTTAGTTTAGTAGTTTCAGATTGTAATCAAGCATGTTGTGGTATTTGAGATCATAAAAATTTACTTGTGTGAGCATCACTGCTCAATGTGCGGGTCAATTAGCTGAATGCTGGGTTGGAAAGATTTATATTAGGGCAAGGAGTCTGGATCAAACATTTCCTTATGCTTTTTCATGGGTCATGATTGAGTTATAGTTCTTATAATATGAAAACCCTCATGGTTAAAACATTTAGGTGAATTCTCTGGTTTTTGAGCAGTCGAATGAAGATAAACAGTAGTTTAATATCCGCTGTTTTGTATCATTTGTTATAATCAAACATATTCCCTGTTTTTTGAGAaagaaataaatatcaaacatTTTCCCTGTTTTCAGATGTCTGTTCAAAATTGTTATATCCATTTTTCTAAGCCTGGTTTTTATTGTGTTATGCATGCATGTGTTTAATGGAAGCTGCTCATGTCTTTATTGTATAGATGAAcgcattttttttcttccttttgtgCATCATATATTTCTCAggtttgttttatatatattttcatacAAGTATAGATTATATTTTCATCTATTTTAATGCAAGCACAATTATTTTTCAGTTGGATCTTTGCCAGAAAGTGGCCAAATATCTTGCAAGGACCTCAGCTGGATTTGCTTTGTGGTTTTCTCTCTTTATCTGCATGGATATTAGTTATTTCTCCAATCATGGTGCTGATCATATGGGGGTGCTGGCTGATTGTAATATTGGGCCGAGACATAACTGGGCTTGCTGTGGTGATGGCTGGCACTGCTCTTCTACTGGCATTTTATTCAATTATGCTATGGTGGAGAACACAATGGCAAAGCTCAAGTATGTAGCTTTGATTGAttggtttaattttgaaaagattATTATGATTCATCCTTCTATCTGTTGAATAAAATTTTCAGTTCTTATATTTTAGAATGATATTTGACTTGCTTGAATGGTTATTGTTGAGATTTTTGTATTCAGCTAGGGAGAGGAGATATATTTTACAAGGACCAAGTTGTCCGGTTGTTGGTTGTTTAACAATTAGCATACTACTAGTTTATTCTAGCACCATCACAACTTTCTAGGTTTAGAAGCCTTTTGAAAACCTTACTGTTTTTTGTTATCTTAAAAGTTGGACAACAAAGTATGGATAGGGTCTTGGTAATTAATGATCTCTATATCCATGTGCACATGCATGTTTGGATGATTGGAGTTTGAAGTGTCTAAAGCCTTTTGCTCTAATGTTTCAAAGAGTTTTCCAATTGACAACTCTATTCATTTGTTCTCTTTGTGGTAAAATAATAGTATGCTTAAGTAGGCTCGGTACGTCAATCAGGGCATAGCCCACAAGCTATAAGAGCCATGAGAATTTATCAAGCAACAATTTCCTTCATTTCACCTTTAGGAAAAGTTGGAAGTTCGTCAATATTGGTAGAGTTAGAAATTCAGGTAGCCGGTACGATTGTTGTTTAGCTATCTTGTGAGGTGTGTGGGTCAAGAGAAACAACAAATATTTTAGATGAAGTGGTCTTTGAAGGAGGGGTATGGTAGGGGTGATGTTTAGTGCCTTCGTATGGGCGCATTTTTGTTGGACTTTTTGTAATTATCAACTTAGTATCATTCTTATGGATCA
The sequence above is drawn from the Cucumis melo cultivar AY chromosome 2, USDA_Cmelo_AY_1.0, whole genome shotgun sequence genome and encodes:
- the LOC103492421 gene encoding uncharacterized protein LOC103492421 — translated: MGSARFSRCRTMEALVVIFSVLGIVSLCCGTRLESGSRQKLEVQKHLRRLNKPAVKTIESPDGDLIDCVHMSHQPAFDHPFLKDHKIQMRPSYHPEGLFDENKVAEKASEKPNPINQLWHANGKCPEGTIPIRRTKHEDVLRASSVKRYGRKKHRSTPIPPRSAEPDLINQSGHQHAIAYVEGDKYYGAKATMNVWEPSIQQPNEFSLSQLWILGGSFGEDLNSIEAGWQVSPDLYGDNNTRLFTYWTSDAYQATGCYNLLCSGFIQINSDIAMGASISPVSAYRNSQYDISILVWKDPKEGHWWMQFGNGYVMGYWPSFLFSYLADSASMIEWGGEVVNSEPNGEHTSTQMGSGHFPDEGFGKASYFRNIQVVDGSNNLKPPKGIGTFTEQPDCYDVQTGSNGDWGHFFYYGGPGRNPNCK